One Telluria mixta DNA window includes the following coding sequences:
- a CDS encoding cold-shock protein codes for MATGTVKWFNDAKGFGFIKPDDGGDDLFAHFSAINSAGFKSLAENQRVTFDVTSGPKGKQAANIQPQ; via the coding sequence ATGGCGACTGGCACCGTGAAATGGTTCAACGACGCAAAAGGCTTTGGCTTCATCAAACCTGACGATGGTGGCGACGATCTGTTCGCACACTTCTCGGCCATCAATTCGGCCGGCTTCAAATCGCTGGCGGAAAACCAGCGCGTCACGTTCGACGTGACCTCCGGCCCGAAGGGCAAGCAGGCAGCAAACATCCAGCCGCAATAA
- a CDS encoding DUF971 domain-containing protein, with amino-acid sequence MPTPTNLTIRQQSKILEIAFDDGAAFSIPFELMRVYSPSAEVKGHGPGQEVLQVGKRDVGIRGVEPVGNYGVKPLFTDGHESGIFTWDYLYKLGNEHDALWQDYLSRLHAAGYEGDSGREASAVPAAGPKGGGCGSGGGCSH; translated from the coding sequence CCCCACCAACCTGACCATCCGCCAGCAATCGAAGATCCTCGAAATCGCCTTCGACGACGGCGCCGCGTTCTCCATTCCGTTCGAGCTGATGCGCGTGTACTCGCCATCGGCCGAAGTGAAGGGCCACGGCCCGGGCCAGGAAGTGCTGCAGGTCGGCAAGCGCGACGTGGGCATCCGCGGCGTCGAGCCGGTCGGGAACTATGGCGTCAAGCCGCTGTTCACGGACGGCCACGAGTCCGGCATTTTCACGTGGGATTACCTGTACAAGCTGGGTAACGAGCACGACGCCCTGTGGCAGGATTACCTGAGCCGCCTGCATGCGGCGGGGTATGAAGGCGACAGCGGCCGCGAGGCGAGCGCCGTGCCGGCGGCCGGGCCGAAGGGTGGCGGTTGCGGCAGCGGCGGGGGCTGCAGCCACTAA